A window of Zingiber officinale cultivar Zhangliang chromosome 5A, Zo_v1.1, whole genome shotgun sequence contains these coding sequences:
- the LOC121981729 gene encoding protein DETOXIFICATION 18-like, producing MAASSPLLQPQEHGGAAGAGSGKLEIKAETKGGGAWWRRAVALLIDEEEATTQLCFAFPMILTNVSYYAITLVSVMFAGHLGDLHLAGATLANSWGTVTGFALMVGLSGALETLCGQAYGARLYKMLGIYLQSSIIISIFFSILVSVSWYFSEPILIWLHQEPQVANMAALYLQCLIPGLYAYALLQCTLRFLQTQTVVIPLVVCSVVPLLIHVGLAYVTVQVFGLGFKGAALSASVSIWISFIMLAIYVKYSDKFRYTWKGFTAEALHHVIPCMKLAVPSAVMVCLEYWAFEILVLLAGLLPNSELNTSLIAMCVNTESIAYMVTYGFSATVSTRVSNEIGAGNLEKAKNAVSVTIKLAVFLGVTIVLLLAFGHDLWAKSFSESNDIIRAFASMTPMLGVSIVLDSAQGVLSGVSRGCGWQHLAAWTNLVAFYVIGMPLALLFSFKLGFQAKGLWTGLICGLFCQSCTLLLITLRTNWTRMQISDSHGRRDAPV from the exons ATGGCGGCTTCCTCCCCCTTGCTGCAGCCGCAAGAGCACGGCGGGGCAGCTGGCGCCGGCAGCGGCAAATTAGAGATTAAGGCAGAGACGAAGGGAGGAGGAGCGTGGTGGAGGCGGGCGGTGGCGTTGCTGATAGATGAGGAGGAGGCCACCACGCAGCTCTGCTTCGCCTTCCCAATGATCCTAACCAACGTCTCCTACTACGCCATCACTCTCGTCTCCGTCATGTTCGCCGGCCATCTCGGCGATCTCCACCTCGCCGGCGCCACCCTCGCGAACTCCTGGGGCACAGTCACCGGATTCGCTCTCATG GTTGGCTTGAGCGGGGCTCTTGAGACTCTATGCGGCCAAGCATATGGCGCAAGGCTCTACAAAATGTTGGGAATATACCTCCAATCCTCAATCATCatctccatcttcttctccatcttggtCTCCGTCTCATGGTACTTCTCAGAGCCCATACTCATCTGGCTTCACCAGGAGCCCCAAGTGGCAAACATGGCCGCCCTCTATCTCCAGTGCCTGATCCCAGGCCTCTACGCCTATGCACTCCTGCAGTGCACGCTGAGGTTTCTGCAGACTCAAACAGTTGTGATCCCTTTGGTGGTCTGCTCAGTGGTTCCACTGCTTATCCATGTAGGCTTGGCTTATGTGACTGTTCAGGTCTTCGGACTTGGGTTTAAGGGCGCTGCACTCTCTGCCTCTGTTTCAATCTGGATATCCTTCATTATGTTGGCAATCTACGTGAAGTACTCCGACAAGTTTAGGTACACTTGGAAGGGCTTCACCGCAGAGGCATTGCACCATGTAATCCCTTGCATGAAGTTGGCTGTTCCCTCCGCTGTCATGGTTTG TTTAGAGTACTGGGCTTTTGAAATCTTGGTTTTGCTGGCCGGGCTCTTGCCAAACTCAGAATTGAATACTTCACTCATTGCTATGTG TGTGAACACAGAGTCAATCGCCTATATGGTTACATATGGATTCAGTGCAACAGTTAG CACGCGCGTGTCGAATGAGATAGGAGCGGGGAACTTGGAGAAGGCTAAGAATGCAGTCAGTGTGACAATAAAGCTCGCAGTGTTTCTTGGTGTCACAATCGTTCTTCTTTTGGCCTTTGGCCATGATTTGTGGGCGAAGTCGTTCAGCGAGAGCAACGATATCATAAGGGCATTTGCTTCCATGACTCCTATGCTCGGAGTGTCTATAGTCCTAGACTCTGCTCAAGGAGTCTTGTCAG GAGTATCAAGAGGATGCGGTTGGCAGCACCTGGCCGCATGGACCAATTTAGTGGCGTTTTATGTGATTGGAATGCCACTGGCACTGCTGTTCAGCTTCAAGCTGGGCTTCCAAGCCAAG GGGCTGTGGACGGGCTTGATCTGTGGCCTCTTCTGTCAATCTTGCACACTCTTGTTGATCACCCTTCGCACAAACTGGACAAGAATGCAGATTTCTGATAGCCATGGAAGACGCGATGCACCTGTTTAG